A stretch of the Candidatus Methylopumilus planktonicus genome encodes the following:
- a CDS encoding CDP-diacylglycerol diphosphatase, which yields MIKKFQKLILILLLGSIYPSFALEISRSDILLNIATQCINPKTQDYCNQCVSPRIDSSCGNPRDCKNTTEVWSENEQFVAIRDIKMCGCSNDFIHGLAMPRSEVTGIEDIRRREEIWQFAWDTSKKIIEADLIALAVNPKSRRSQNQLHVHLVRIDPKVKNKLNAYIFTYVKNLEYVWETAEKLAAKNSLIDYGILVTQATSNQFTVLITPNSPENEFTIWKCN from the coding sequence ATAATTAAAAAATTTCAAAAACTCATTCTTATTCTTTTACTTGGATCAATTTATCCAAGTTTTGCGCTAGAAATTTCTAGAAGCGATATCCTATTAAATATCGCCACGCAATGCATAAATCCCAAAACTCAAGATTATTGCAATCAATGTGTATCTCCTAGAATTGATAGTAGCTGTGGAAATCCTCGAGACTGCAAAAATACTACTGAGGTTTGGTCTGAAAATGAACAATTTGTTGCTATACGAGACATCAAAATGTGTGGTTGTTCTAACGACTTTATTCACGGTTTGGCAATGCCCAGATCAGAGGTAACAGGGATTGAAGATATAAGGCGACGAGAAGAAATCTGGCAATTTGCGTGGGATACCTCTAAAAAAATTATTGAGGCTGATTTAATAGCTTTAGCAGTAAATCCAAAATCTCGCCGCAGTCAAAATCAGCTGCATGTTCATTTGGTTCGAATTGATCCCAAAGTAAAAAATAAACTTAATGCATATATTTTTACATATGTAAAAAATTTGGAGTATGTTTGGGAAACTGCCGAAAAATTAGCAGCAAAAAACTCTTTAATTGACTATGGCATTTTAGTAACTCAAGCCACCTCGAATCAATTTACAGTTTTAATTACCCCAAATAGTCCAGAAAATGAATTTACAATTTGGAAGTGTAATTAA
- a CDS encoding mechanosensitive ion channel family protein: MELQFLDSIEILAHRLGTSMTSLFKITAIIVIALILTNLIRRAINLFSYEIAKNSSGRDAATRVNTLSRVFRYIASVTVYLIAFMLILSELKINIAPILGAAGIVGIAIGFGAQSLVKDYVGGLFILIEDQIRQGDTIKVEGYEGTVEEITLRYVRLRDYDGFVHFIPNGQIRIVTNMGRDFSYATFDITLGYEVNLDKAIKLMQEASEKLRKSLTYKTIVLSDIEISGIDRLNESNLVIKARIKTQAMEHSNIKREYLRLMKLAFQKAKIKPPYAQIVIHRSR, translated from the coding sequence ATGGAATTACAGTTCTTAGATAGCATAGAAATACTAGCTCATCGCTTGGGCACTTCTATGACTTCACTCTTTAAGATCACAGCTATTATTGTGATCGCTCTTATTTTAACTAACCTTATTCGTCGCGCAATTAACTTGTTTAGTTATGAGATAGCCAAGAATTCCTCAGGACGCGATGCTGCAACAAGGGTAAATACTCTAAGCCGAGTTTTTAGATATATCGCATCTGTTACCGTTTACTTAATCGCTTTTATGCTGATCTTAAGTGAATTGAAGATTAATATCGCTCCAATCTTAGGTGCTGCAGGTATTGTTGGTATAGCGATTGGATTTGGCGCACAGTCTTTAGTTAAAGATTATGTAGGTGGTTTATTTATTCTGATCGAAGATCAAATAAGACAAGGTGATACGATAAAAGTTGAAGGTTACGAAGGCACAGTGGAGGAAATTACACTCCGCTATGTAAGACTCAGGGATTACGATGGATTTGTGCACTTTATTCCTAATGGACAAATTCGTATTGTCACCAATATGGGCCGAGATTTTTCATATGCAACATTTGATATTACTTTAGGTTATGAAGTTAATCTCGATAAAGCAATTAAGCTTATGCAAGAGGCAAGCGAAAAACTAAGAAAATCTCTAACATACAAAACTATAGTGCTATCTGATATTGAGATTTCTGGTATAGATCGTCTTAATGAATCTAATCTGGTAATTAAAGCTAGAATTAAGACACAAGCTATGGAGCATTCAAATATTAAACGTGAATATTTACGCTTAATGAAACTAGCATTTCAAAAAGCAAAAATTAAACCACCTTATGCTCAAATTGTTATTCATCGATCAAGGTAA
- a CDS encoding helix-turn-helix domain-containing protein, protein MKNFQYDFALLKRTREDKHMSKLKIAHQLCLSVNQIESIEENSFKYFPAESIKFAAVKKYALALHLDLNLVIINREDEVVPLNLPAVTSPLLSKEKHKIKKGTYRNKAIYLRKAWQDLLRRLLKN, encoded by the coding sequence ATGAAAAACTTTCAATATGATTTTGCGCTTCTCAAAAGGACGCGTGAAGATAAACACATGAGCAAGCTTAAAATAGCTCATCAGCTATGTTTGTCTGTAAATCAAATTGAATCCATTGAAGAGAATAGCTTTAAATACTTTCCGGCAGAATCTATAAAGTTTGCAGCTGTCAAAAAATATGCCTTGGCACTTCATTTAGACTTAAACCTGGTGATAATAAATAGGGAAGATGAAGTGGTTCCATTGAATCTCCCTGCAGTGACTTCTCCATTGCTCTCAAAAGAAAAGCATAAGATTAAAAAAGGCACTTATAGAAATAAAGCCATTTATCTAAGAAAAGCATGGCAAGACTTGTTACGTAGATTGCTTAAAAATTAA